In one window of Mauremys reevesii isolate NIE-2019 linkage group 22, ASM1616193v1, whole genome shotgun sequence DNA:
- the CCER2 gene encoding coiled-coil domain-containing glutamate-rich protein 2 isoform X1, translating to MLAVGLCVLLLSCWHADSLPLSTQLSEEDEKVIKCITEVLADTLSKSSPVPVVNNCLKILKEDERVLAMLHRHYLLKELKELVHEENTHHHPSPGAWQETEEGPEGDELRKRDKPLQQSSAASETVEEKEGEAWKEEYEKTEKIEEKVKEEKVSHEEDSTQVEEEEAKEILEGEEEEEERKRRHEEARRASPKLRETRGPGASKKTGPPAKRHFSQEDSSEEELPYHHGGRHHEGLEDWEQEEEEEEEERLGPARRKGGPAKRMAEKASDEETAQFEAEEKGVKISDSQSHLRGDGRLWKEGEERHGHGHRHGPPGHPLKKRHPEEEAGHLKGKHHGHQEEEEEEEEEEEEEEEREAKKDKERELERLEEIEHALKKVAEKLRELRRG from the exons ATGCTGGCCGTCGGCCTCTGCGTCTTGCTCCTGTCCTGCTGGCACG CCGATTCGCTGCCCTTGTCCACCCAGCTATCGGAGGAAGACGAAAag GTCATCAAATGCATCACGGAGGTTCTGGCTGACACCCTGTCCAAATCTAGCCCGGTTCCGGTCGTCAACAACTGCCTGAAGATCCTGAAAgaag ACGAGCGGGTCCTGGCCATGCTGCACCGTCACTACCTGCTGAAGGAGCTAAAGGAGCTGGTCCATGAAG agaacacccaccaccaccccagccccgGCGCCTGGCAGGAGACGGAGGAGGGCCCCGAGGGGGACGAGCTGAGGAAGCGGGACAAGCCCCTCCAGCAGAGCTCGGCCGCCTCCGAGACggtggaggagaaggagggcgagGCCTGGAAGGAGGAGTACGAGAAGACGGAGAAGATCGAGGAGAAGGTGAAAGAGGAGAAGGTCTCGCACGAGGAGGACAGCAcccaggtggaggaggaggaggccaagGAGATCCTGGAGggcgaggaagaggaggaggagaggaagaggaggcacGAGGAGGCGAGGCGGGCGTCGCCCAAGCTGAGGGAGACCCGGGGCCCCGGGGCCAGCAAGAAAACGGGGCCGCCAGCCAAGAGGCACTTCAGCCAAGAGGACAGTTCGGAGGAGGAGCTGCCGTACCACCATGGAGGCCGGCACCACGAGGGACTAGaggactgggagcaggaggaggaggaggaggaggaggagcgattGGGCCCGGCCCGGCGGAAGGGCGGCCCGGCCAAGCGGATGGCCGAGAAGGCCAGCGACGAGGAGACGGCCCAGTTCGAGGCGGAGGAGAAGGGCGTGAAAATCTCCGACTCGCAGAGCCACCTCCGCGGGGACGGGCGGCtgtggaaggagggggaggagcgccACGGCCACGGCCACCGCCACGGGCCGCCCGGCCACCCGCTGAAGAAGAGGCACCctgaggaggaggcggggcaccTGAAGGGCAAGCACCATGGccaccaggaggaggaggaggaggaagaggaggaggaggaggaggaagaagagagggaGGCCAAGAAGGACAAG GAACGGGAGCTGGAGAGGCTGGAAGAGATCGAGCATGCTCTGAAGAAGGTGGCGGAGAAGCTGCGGGAGCTGCGGAGAGGGTGA
- the CCER2 gene encoding coiled-coil domain-containing glutamate-rich protein 2 isoform X2, whose product MLHRHYLLKELKELVHEENTHHHPSPGAWQETEEGPEGDELRKRDKPLQQSSAASETVEEKEGEAWKEEYEKTEKIEEKVKEEKVSHEEDSTQVEEEEAKEILEGEEEEEERKRRHEEARRASPKLRETRGPGASKKTGPPAKRHFSQEDSSEEELPYHHGGRHHEGLEDWEQEEEEEEEERLGPARRKGGPAKRMAEKASDEETAQFEAEEKGVKISDSQSHLRGDGRLWKEGEERHGHGHRHGPPGHPLKKRHPEEEAGHLKGKHHGHQEEEEEEEEEEEEEEEREAKKDKERELERLEEIEHALKKVAEKLRELRRG is encoded by the exons ATGCTGCACCGTCACTACCTGCTGAAGGAGCTAAAGGAGCTGGTCCATGAAG agaacacccaccaccaccccagccccgGCGCCTGGCAGGAGACGGAGGAGGGCCCCGAGGGGGACGAGCTGAGGAAGCGGGACAAGCCCCTCCAGCAGAGCTCGGCCGCCTCCGAGACggtggaggagaaggagggcgagGCCTGGAAGGAGGAGTACGAGAAGACGGAGAAGATCGAGGAGAAGGTGAAAGAGGAGAAGGTCTCGCACGAGGAGGACAGCAcccaggtggaggaggaggaggccaagGAGATCCTGGAGggcgaggaagaggaggaggagaggaagaggaggcacGAGGAGGCGAGGCGGGCGTCGCCCAAGCTGAGGGAGACCCGGGGCCCCGGGGCCAGCAAGAAAACGGGGCCGCCAGCCAAGAGGCACTTCAGCCAAGAGGACAGTTCGGAGGAGGAGCTGCCGTACCACCATGGAGGCCGGCACCACGAGGGACTAGaggactgggagcaggaggaggaggaggaggaggaggagcgattGGGCCCGGCCCGGCGGAAGGGCGGCCCGGCCAAGCGGATGGCCGAGAAGGCCAGCGACGAGGAGACGGCCCAGTTCGAGGCGGAGGAGAAGGGCGTGAAAATCTCCGACTCGCAGAGCCACCTCCGCGGGGACGGGCGGCtgtggaaggagggggaggagcgccACGGCCACGGCCACCGCCACGGGCCGCCCGGCCACCCGCTGAAGAAGAGGCACCctgaggaggaggcggggcaccTGAAGGGCAAGCACCATGGccaccaggaggaggaggaggaggaagaggaggaggaggaggaggaagaagagagggaGGCCAAGAAGGACAAG GAACGGGAGCTGGAGAGGCTGGAAGAGATCGAGCATGCTCTGAAGAAGGTGGCGGAGAAGCTGCGGGAGCTGCGGAGAGGGTGA